The following coding sequences are from one Enterococcus sp. 4G2_DIV0659 window:
- a CDS encoding amino acid ABC transporter substrate-binding protein/permease — protein sequence MKRKHFLLSFIVMMASLLTFTLGQSAQAEEKTYNIGTDLTFAPFEFQDSKGEYIGIDIDLLKAIAKDQEFKVNQKPLGFDSAIQAVQSNQVDGMIAGMSITDERKKSFDFSDPYFDSGLQMAVKKGNDKIKNYKELKGKTVAAKVGTESATFLEKNQEKYGYTIKNFDDATGLYQSLENGEADAIFDDYPVLGYAITNGQKLQLVGEKETGSSYGFAVKKGQNKELIEKFNAGLKKLKASGKYDEIISKYIATGTESESKSDAKMKKIAPKKETYVIASDSTFAPFEFQNADGKYEGIDVDLVNRIAELQDFNIEFKFIGFSSAVQAVESGQADGMIAGMTITDEREKSFDFSSPYFNSGIQIAVKKGNDKINSYEELKGKKVGAKIGTESADFLEANKNKYDYSIKYLDTTDALYSALEIGEIDAMMDDYPVIGYGVAQKQPLATPIPREEGGKYGFAVKKGKNPELVEMFNEGLAELKRTGEYDKIIGKYVKDGSSENKVDESTFVGMIQNNWKRLLSGLWMTIQLTLISFILALIVGVLFGLFSASPSKALRVISTVYVDIIRGIPLMVLAFFIYFGLPGILGFNIPVFLAGIITLTLNASAYISEIVRGGINAVPVGQMEASRSLGLSYNRTMQKIILPQAIKIMIPSFVNQFVISLKDTTILSAIGLIELLQTGKIIVARNLQSTMVYFVIAMMYLILITALTKLAKVLEKKVK from the coding sequence ATGAAAAGGAAACACTTTTTACTTTCATTCATTGTAATGATGGCAAGTCTACTAACATTTACACTTGGGCAGTCTGCTCAGGCTGAGGAAAAAACATATAATATAGGAACTGATTTGACTTTTGCTCCTTTTGAATTCCAAGATTCTAAGGGTGAGTATATCGGAATTGATATCGACTTACTTAAAGCGATTGCTAAAGATCAAGAATTTAAAGTCAATCAAAAACCTCTTGGCTTTGACAGTGCCATTCAAGCAGTTCAATCAAATCAAGTGGATGGTATGATTGCTGGCATGAGTATTACAGATGAACGAAAAAAATCATTCGACTTCTCTGATCCTTATTTTGATAGCGGCTTACAGATGGCTGTCAAAAAAGGCAACGACAAAATCAAAAATTATAAAGAGTTGAAAGGAAAAACAGTTGCGGCAAAAGTTGGAACAGAAAGCGCAACTTTTTTAGAAAAAAATCAAGAAAAATATGGTTACACAATTAAAAACTTCGATGATGCTACGGGTCTTTATCAGTCCCTTGAAAATGGTGAAGCCGATGCTATTTTTGATGATTATCCTGTTTTAGGCTATGCTATTACTAATGGACAAAAACTCCAATTAGTTGGAGAAAAAGAAACAGGCAGTTCTTATGGTTTTGCTGTTAAAAAAGGGCAAAATAAAGAGTTGATCGAAAAATTCAATGCTGGATTGAAAAAATTAAAAGCATCAGGTAAATATGATGAAATTATCAGTAAATACATTGCTACTGGAACAGAATCGGAATCTAAATCGGACGCTAAAATGAAAAAAATTGCTCCGAAAAAAGAGACCTATGTTATTGCCAGTGATTCCACGTTTGCTCCATTTGAATTTCAAAATGCTGATGGAAAATACGAAGGAATCGATGTTGATTTAGTGAACCGAATTGCTGAACTGCAAGATTTTAATATTGAGTTTAAATTTATTGGTTTTAGTTCAGCTGTTCAAGCAGTAGAATCCGGTCAAGCCGATGGGATGATCGCTGGAATGACGATTACAGATGAACGTGAAAAATCATTTGATTTTTCTTCCCCTTATTTCAATAGCGGGATTCAAATTGCCGTAAAAAAAGGTAACGACAAAATCAACTCTTATGAAGAGTTAAAAGGCAAAAAAGTCGGTGCTAAAATCGGAACTGAAAGTGCTGATTTTCTTGAAGCAAATAAAAATAAATATGATTATTCAATTAAGTACCTAGATACAACAGACGCTTTATACAGCGCTCTTGAAATCGGTGAAATTGATGCAATGATGGACGATTACCCAGTAATTGGTTATGGAGTCGCTCAAAAACAACCATTAGCAACACCGATTCCACGTGAAGAAGGTGGAAAATACGGTTTCGCTGTTAAGAAAGGCAAAAATCCTGAATTAGTTGAAATGTTTAATGAAGGCCTAGCTGAACTGAAACGTACTGGTGAGTATGATAAAATCATTGGAAAATATGTCAAAGATGGTTCTTCTGAAAACAAAGTTGATGAATCAACATTTGTTGGCATGATCCAAAACAACTGGAAACGACTTTTAAGCGGATTGTGGATGACGATTCAATTGACATTGATTTCATTTATTTTAGCCTTAATCGTCGGTGTGCTCTTCGGATTATTTAGCGCTTCTCCATCGAAAGCTTTACGTGTAATTTCTACTGTTTATGTTGATATTATTCGCGGGATTCCTTTAATGGTGTTAGCCTTCTTTATCTACTTCGGTTTACCAGGGATTTTAGGATTCAATATTCCAGTCTTCCTTGCAGGAATTATTACCCTTACATTGAACGCCAGTGCTTATATTTCTGAAATCGTACGTGGCGGGATTAATGCCGTACCAGTTGGTCAAATGGAAGCATCACGCAGTTTAGGTCTTTCCTATAACCGTACAATGCAAAAAATCATACTACCTCAAGCAATCAAAATTATGATTCCATCTTTCGTCAATCAATTTGTTATTTCTCTAAAAGATACAACGATTCTATCCGCGATTGGATTGATCGAGTTATTGCAAACAGGGAAAATCATTGTCGCAAGAAACTTACAAAGTACAATGGTTTACTTTGTAATTGCAATGATGTACCTAATCTTGATTACCGCTTTGACGAAATTAGCGAAAGTTTTAGAAAAGAAGGTGAAATAA
- a CDS encoding amino acid ABC transporter ATP-binding protein, with protein sequence MAEKILVEHLVKTYGENTVLNDINVSIQEGDVVCVIGPSGSGKSTFLRCLNQLEEATSGDIIIDGANLTDKNTNINKVRQHIGMVFQHFNLFPHLSIIENITLAPTDLGRLSKKEAEEKAIQLLETVGLADKKDSYPDSLSGGQKQRVAIARALAMNPDIMLFDEPTSALDPEMVGDVLNVMKKLAKQGMTMVIVTHEMGFAKEVANRVMFIDGGNFLEDGTPQQIFENPQNERTKDFLDKVLNI encoded by the coding sequence ATGGCTGAAAAAATTTTAGTAGAACATTTAGTAAAAACTTATGGGGAAAATACCGTTCTTAATGATATCAATGTTTCAATACAAGAAGGCGATGTTGTTTGCGTCATCGGTCCTTCTGGTTCAGGAAAAAGTACGTTTCTTCGTTGCTTGAATCAGCTTGAAGAAGCAACAAGCGGTGATATTATTATTGATGGTGCAAATCTAACCGATAAAAATACAAATATTAACAAAGTTCGTCAACATATCGGAATGGTATTCCAACACTTCAATTTGTTTCCACATTTGTCAATCATTGAAAATATTACATTGGCACCAACAGATTTAGGTCGCCTTTCCAAAAAAGAAGCAGAAGAAAAAGCCATTCAACTTTTAGAAACAGTTGGCTTAGCCGATAAAAAAGACAGCTATCCAGACTCCTTATCTGGTGGACAAAAGCAACGTGTCGCAATCGCTCGTGCTTTAGCAATGAATCCAGACATTATGTTATTCGATGAACCAACTTCAGCGCTTGATCCTGAAATGGTTGGTGATGTACTAAACGTAATGAAGAAATTAGCTAAACAAGGAATGACGATGGTGATTGTAACGCATGAAATGGGCTTTGCTAAAGAAGTAGCGAATCGTGTAATGTTCATTGATGGTGGAAATTTCTTAGAAGACGGCACACCACAACAAATCTTTGAAAATCCGCAAAATGAGCGAACCAAAGATTTCTTGGATAAAGTTTTGAATATCTAA
- a CDS encoding rhodanese-related sulfurtransferase, which yields MDYRVLLYYKYTTLENPEEFAKEHLAFCKSLNLKGRILVANEGINGTLSGTIAETDAYMEAMLADERFKDTYFKIDEVAENAFHKMFVRPRKELVSLNLEEDVNPLETTGKYLEPVEFKEALLDEDTVVIDARNDYEYDLGHFRGAVRPDIRNFRELPQWIRENKEQFMDKKIVTYCTGGIRCEKFSGWLLKEGFEDVSQLHGGIAVYGKDPATRGELWDGKMYVFDERISVEINHVDKKVIGKDWFDGTPCERYINCANPFCNKQILASEENEAKYLGSCSDECRHHPANRYVAKNELSEQEVAERLEAIAN from the coding sequence ATGGATTACCGTGTATTACTTTATTATAAATATACGACATTAGAAAACCCAGAAGAATTCGCTAAGGAGCATTTAGCGTTTTGTAAGTCGTTGAATTTAAAAGGTAGAATTTTAGTGGCGAATGAAGGGATTAACGGAACCCTTTCAGGAACCATTGCAGAGACTGATGCATATATGGAAGCGATGCTAGCTGATGAGCGTTTTAAAGACACGTATTTTAAAATAGATGAAGTAGCAGAAAATGCTTTCCACAAAATGTTTGTTCGTCCAAGAAAAGAATTAGTCTCTTTGAATTTAGAAGAAGATGTGAATCCCTTAGAAACAACGGGTAAATATCTAGAACCAGTAGAATTTAAAGAAGCTTTATTAGATGAAGATACAGTTGTCATTGATGCAAGAAATGATTATGAGTATGATTTAGGTCATTTTAGAGGCGCGGTTCGTCCAGATATTCGCAATTTTAGAGAGCTACCTCAATGGATTAGAGAGAATAAAGAGCAATTTATGGATAAAAAAATCGTTACCTATTGTACAGGTGGTATTCGTTGTGAGAAATTTTCCGGCTGGTTACTAAAAGAAGGATTCGAAGATGTTTCCCAGCTTCATGGAGGAATTGCCGTGTATGGGAAAGATCCAGCGACAAGAGGCGAATTATGGGATGGAAAGATGTATGTCTTTGATGAACGGATTAGTGTAGAAATCAATCATGTTGATAAAAAAGTCATCGGTAAAGATTGGTTTGACGGAACGCCTTGCGAACGTTACATTAACTGTGCCAATCCATTCTGTAATAAACAAATCTTAGCTTCAGAAGAAAACGAAGCTAAATATCTTGGCAGTTGTTCAGACGAATGTCGTCATCATCCTGCAAATCGCTATGTGGCAAAAAATGAACTAAGCGAACAAGAAGTAGCTGAAAGACTTGAAGCTATTGCAAATTAA
- a CDS encoding VOC family protein, translating to MFTNQIKIMLYVTNVEESSQFWQKIGFVEKERDAVDGTLVVEIAPSEGSDTSIVLYDLEFIQQHSPEVAGNTPSLMFFADDVMELYKKMKDAGVRVGELVQLPTGLVFNFADNDENYFAVSGQ from the coding sequence ATGTTTACAAATCAAATCAAAATAATGTTATACGTAACAAATGTAGAAGAATCAAGTCAATTTTGGCAAAAAATCGGTTTTGTAGAGAAAGAAAGAGATGCTGTGGATGGAACATTAGTTGTGGAAATCGCACCTAGTGAAGGCTCAGATACAAGTATTGTTTTGTATGATTTAGAATTTATTCAACAACATTCTCCAGAAGTTGCTGGAAACACGCCGTCGTTGATGTTTTTTGCAGATGATGTAATGGAATTATACAAAAAAATGAAAGATGCTGGTGTAAGAGTTGGTGAATTAGTTCAATTGCCAACTGGGTTGGTTTTTAATTTTGCTGATAATGATGAGAATTATTTTGCAGTATCTGGGCAATAA
- a CDS encoding MBL fold metallo-hydrolase, which produces MKLTVLVDNNVYIDHYYYGEPALSFYIEDGAEKILFDTGYSDVFIKNAALLDIDLSQVTKLAFSHGHNDHTGGLNTIAKAFTKQKPEIIAHPLAFFPKKDDDLVIGSAVSLEELQQHYDVQLTKEPIKLSENITFLGEIPQLVDFEPRKQVGQTLISETFTPDYVLDDSALVYEGQEGIYIITGCSHSGISNICEYAKKVTGNQTIKSIIGGFHLFEDDLQLEKTIDYFEDHSIESLYPCHCVSFQAKAKIHYRIPIEEVGVGMHLAWD; this is translated from the coding sequence ATGAAACTAACTGTTTTGGTAGATAACAATGTTTATATCGATCATTATTATTATGGAGAACCAGCTTTGTCTTTTTATATCGAAGATGGCGCTGAAAAAATTCTTTTTGACACAGGCTATAGTGATGTCTTTATTAAAAATGCTGCGTTGCTAGATATCGACTTATCTCAAGTTACGAAACTTGCCTTCTCTCATGGTCATAACGATCATACAGGTGGATTAAATACGATAGCTAAAGCTTTTACTAAACAAAAGCCAGAAATTATTGCCCACCCACTAGCCTTCTTTCCGAAAAAAGACGATGATTTAGTCATTGGATCTGCTGTGAGTTTGGAAGAACTTCAACAACACTACGATGTCCAACTTACTAAAGAACCAATAAAACTTTCAGAAAACATCACTTTTCTTGGTGAAATCCCTCAACTTGTCGACTTTGAACCACGCAAACAAGTTGGACAAACATTGATATCAGAAACATTTACGCCTGATTATGTGTTGGATGATTCGGCTTTAGTTTATGAAGGACAAGAGGGAATTTACATCATTACAGGGTGTTCTCACAGTGGTATTAGCAATATCTGTGAATACGCTAAAAAAGTAACAGGTAACCAAACAATCAAAAGTATCATTGGTGGTTTTCATTTATTTGAAGATGATCTGCAATTAGAAAAAACGATTGATTATTTTGAGGATCATTCCATTGAATCACTTTATCCTTGTCACTGTGTTTCTTTCCAAGCAAAAGCTAAAATTCATTACCGAATTCCAATTGAAGAAGTTGGTGTCGGCATGCACTTAGCATGGGACTAA
- a CDS encoding L-cystine transporter — protein sequence MTTLITVLVVLIFLAVLYVFYRMQAKHLKFSTRVFAALGVGIVLGAIIQFTFGTKDEVTTQAMEWIGIVGNGYVAFLQMLVIPLVFVSIVGAFTKMKESKQLGKISFTVLATLLGTTAVAALIGIGTTLLFGLQGAKFTEGTAETARIAELATRQETVENLSIPQQILAFIPKNVFADFAGTRPTSTIGVVIFAAFVGVAYLGVKRKAPKEGEFFANLIDSLYKITMRIVTLVLRLTPYGVLALMTNVVATSDFDAILNLGKFVLASYTALIIVMLVHLLILVFAKVNPVNYLKKSFPVLSFAFTSRSSAGALPLNIETQTKALGVDDATANFAASFGLSIGQNGCAGVYPAMLATIVAPSAGINVFSIEFILMLVAIVTISSFGVAGVGGGATFASLIVLGAMNLPVAIVGLVISVEPLIDMARTAVNVSDSMVAGIVTSSRINELDRDILNDSNLVIEENA from the coding sequence ATGACAACACTCATCACTGTTTTAGTGGTTCTAATCTTTTTAGCTGTGTTATATGTATTTTATCGCATGCAAGCAAAACATTTGAAGTTTTCAACTCGTGTGTTTGCAGCATTAGGTGTAGGGATCGTATTGGGAGCAATTATTCAATTTACTTTCGGCACCAAAGATGAAGTCACAACACAAGCGATGGAATGGATTGGAATCGTAGGTAATGGTTATGTAGCATTTTTACAAATGCTCGTAATCCCTTTAGTTTTTGTTTCAATCGTTGGGGCATTTACTAAAATGAAAGAATCCAAGCAACTAGGCAAAATCAGCTTTACTGTTCTAGCAACATTATTAGGAACAACAGCCGTGGCTGCGTTGATTGGAATTGGAACCACTTTACTATTTGGTTTACAAGGAGCAAAGTTTACAGAAGGAACGGCAGAAACGGCACGTATCGCAGAACTTGCGACACGACAGGAAACCGTTGAAAACCTATCAATTCCTCAACAAATTTTAGCTTTTATTCCTAAAAATGTCTTTGCAGACTTTGCTGGAACTCGTCCAACAAGTACGATTGGTGTCGTGATTTTTGCGGCGTTTGTTGGTGTAGCCTACTTAGGTGTAAAAAGAAAAGCACCGAAAGAAGGAGAGTTTTTTGCAAATCTAATTGATAGTCTATATAAAATTACGATGCGTATCGTTACGTTGGTTTTACGTTTAACACCATATGGCGTGTTAGCATTAATGACCAATGTTGTAGCGACAAGCGATTTTGATGCTATTCTTAACTTAGGTAAATTTGTTTTAGCATCCTATACGGCATTGATTATTGTGATGCTTGTCCATTTATTGATCTTAGTTTTTGCTAAAGTAAATCCGGTGAACTACTTGAAAAAATCCTTTCCTGTATTGAGTTTTGCTTTTACTTCGAGATCAAGTGCAGGAGCATTGCCGTTAAATATTGAAACACAAACAAAAGCATTAGGTGTTGATGATGCAACGGCTAACTTTGCGGCAAGTTTTGGTTTGTCTATCGGACAAAATGGCTGTGCTGGCGTTTATCCCGCGATGTTGGCAACGATTGTTGCACCGTCAGCTGGAATTAATGTTTTTAGCATAGAATTCATTTTGATGTTAGTTGCGATTGTAACCATCAGTTCATTTGGTGTTGCCGGTGTTGGCGGCGGCGCAACATTCGCATCCTTGATCGTATTAGGTGCAATGAACTTACCCGTTGCAATTGTCGGTTTAGTGATTTCAGTAGAGCCATTGATTGATATGGCTAGAACAGCTGTGAATGTTAGTGACAGTATGGTCGCTGGTATCGTGACTAGTTCACGGATCAATGAATTAGATCGTGACATTTTAAATGATAGTAATTTAGTTATTGAAGAAAATGCGTAA
- a CDS encoding DUF1149 family protein: MEIKRQQEVVEAFHYDMRTEEMGEVETDLRVGFSPIESTDENYPKENSIIAARLEFRLVFEEYVLSGSVSQINHIINHKIEKQEDISQEEVDELVSPLFNIVQRMAYEITEIALDKPGIQLNFQSSEAE; the protein is encoded by the coding sequence GTGGAAATAAAACGTCAACAAGAAGTTGTAGAGGCTTTTCATTATGATATGCGCACAGAAGAAATGGGAGAAGTAGAAACAGATCTAAGAGTAGGTTTTTCACCAATTGAATCTACAGATGAGAACTATCCAAAAGAAAATTCAATCATTGCTGCTCGTTTAGAGTTTCGTTTGGTTTTTGAAGAATATGTTTTATCAGGTTCTGTTAGCCAAATCAACCATATCATTAATCATAAAATTGAAAAACAAGAAGATATTAGTCAAGAAGAAGTGGATGAATTAGTAAGTCCATTATTTAATATTGTTCAACGTATGGCCTATGAAATTACTGAAATCGCATTAGATAAACCTGGAATTCAATTGAATTTCCAATCTTCAGAAGCTGAATAA
- a CDS encoding PFL family protein yields the protein METNQILETIRMIEEENLDIRTITMGISLLDCIDSDSEKACQKIYDKITRLAKNLVKVGIEIEAEYGIPIINKRISVTPIGIIAAASSDSDYVKYAKILDKAAQAVGVNFIGGFSALVEKGYQHGDEILINSIPNALAETEFVCASVNVGSTRAGINMDAVAHMGQIIKETAKKSDMGCAKLVVFANAVEDNPFMAGAFHGVGEADCVINVGVSGPGVVKRALEKVKGEPFDVVAEVVKQTAFKITRMGQLVGKITSERLNVPFGIVDLSLAPTPAIGDSVAYILEEMGLESVGTHGTTAALALLNDAVKKGGVMACNHVGGLSGAFIPVSEDAGMIAAVNNGALNLEKLEAMTAICSVGLDMIAIPGETSGETIAAMIADEAAIGVINHKTTAVRIIPANGTKVGDMVEFGGLLGRAPVMKVNKYSSTDFILRGGRIPAPIHSFKN from the coding sequence TTGGAGACAAATCAGATTTTAGAAACCATCCGTATGATCGAAGAAGAAAATTTAGATATTAGAACAATCACGATGGGGATCTCTTTACTAGACTGTATTGATAGCGATAGTGAAAAAGCATGTCAAAAAATTTATGATAAGATCACTCGTTTAGCTAAGAATCTAGTAAAGGTTGGAATAGAAATCGAGGCGGAATATGGGATTCCGATTATTAATAAACGAATTTCGGTGACACCGATTGGCATTATTGCTGCAGCAAGTTCTGATTCAGACTATGTCAAATACGCTAAAATACTAGATAAAGCAGCTCAAGCCGTGGGTGTTAATTTTATTGGTGGTTTTAGTGCTCTAGTTGAAAAGGGATATCAACATGGAGATGAGATTTTGATCAATTCAATTCCAAATGCTTTAGCAGAGACAGAATTTGTTTGTGCTTCAGTCAATGTTGGTTCTACGCGAGCTGGAATTAATATGGATGCCGTTGCCCATATGGGACAAATCATCAAAGAAACAGCTAAAAAGTCAGATATGGGTTGTGCTAAATTAGTTGTCTTTGCCAATGCAGTGGAAGATAATCCATTTATGGCGGGTGCTTTTCATGGAGTTGGGGAGGCTGATTGTGTGATTAATGTTGGCGTTAGCGGTCCAGGTGTGGTCAAACGTGCGTTAGAAAAAGTCAAAGGAGAACCATTTGATGTTGTAGCAGAAGTGGTTAAACAAACTGCGTTTAAAATTACCCGTATGGGACAATTAGTAGGGAAAATTACTTCAGAACGCTTGAATGTTCCTTTTGGCATTGTTGATTTATCCTTAGCACCAACTCCAGCTATTGGTGATAGCGTAGCTTATATCTTAGAAGAAATGGGCTTAGAAAGTGTGGGAACACATGGAACAACTGCAGCGCTGGCCTTGTTAAATGATGCGGTCAAAAAAGGCGGCGTAATGGCTTGCAATCATGTAGGTGGGTTATCGGGTGCGTTTATTCCAGTCTCAGAAGACGCTGGAATGATTGCTGCAGTCAATAACGGCGCATTAAATCTGGAAAAATTGGAAGCGATGACGGCAATTTGTTCTGTTGGGCTAGATATGATTGCCATTCCTGGTGAGACTTCGGGTGAAACTATTGCTGCAATGATTGCTGATGAAGCAGCAATTGGTGTCATCAATCATAAAACAACGGCGGTCAGAATCATTCCGGCAAATGGAACTAAGGTTGGTGACATGGTAGAATTTGGTGGACTGCTAGGGCGAGCCCCTGTTATGAAAGTAAACAAATATAGCTCAACAGATTTTATTTTACGTGGCGGACGTATTCCTGCGCCAATCCATTCGTTTAAAAATTAG
- a CDS encoding ACT domain-containing protein — protein sequence MRAVLTVIGKDKVGIIAGVSQKLATLDINILDVSQTIMDSYFTMMMVLEITKEKNDFEAIRSELNALGEKLGVTISIQNEEIFNVMHKL from the coding sequence ATGCGCGCAGTATTAACAGTTATTGGGAAAGACAAAGTGGGAATAATCGCTGGAGTCAGTCAGAAATTAGCCACGTTAGATATAAATATTCTTGATGTCTCTCAAACCATTATGGATAGCTATTTTACAATGATGATGGTTTTGGAAATCACAAAAGAAAAAAACGATTTTGAAGCAATTCGTTCGGAATTAAACGCTTTAGGTGAAAAGCTGGGCGTAACTATCAGTATTCAAAATGAAGAAATCTTCAATGTTATGCATAAGTTATAA
- a CDS encoding helix-turn-helix transcriptional regulator translates to MNNLSRLFYIMHYLSVHNKVKATMLAEQLEVSTRTIYRDIDTLSALGFPVYAQNGRDGGIRLLDTHHLSATFVDDKEQDQIMFALQNLGATNLQSVDTLVTKLSSLFRKQVDQWIDIDFSTWGREDETAVIQSISEAKKLKKCLIFSYTDSKGRQTSRKVMPNKLLFKQNAWYLAAYCCVKKTTRLFKLRRMVEVIISETDIDEACLIKDYQPEFAKICVEFKISNDLFYRVQEDLVDIEIEQKEQYTKVKTWQPEGTWLISYLLSFGSAIEVLAPNKLKEQIKEEIIKTNQIYFDPV, encoded by the coding sequence ATGAATAATCTATCTAGATTGTTTTATATTATGCATTATCTTAGTGTGCATAATAAAGTTAAAGCGACGATGTTGGCAGAACAATTAGAAGTTTCGACGCGAACGATCTATCGTGATATCGATACACTCTCTGCTTTAGGATTTCCAGTATACGCTCAAAATGGACGAGATGGTGGGATTCGATTACTGGATACACACCATCTGTCTGCAACATTTGTCGATGACAAAGAACAAGACCAAATAATGTTTGCATTGCAAAATTTAGGAGCTACCAACCTACAAAGTGTCGATACATTAGTTACTAAGCTATCTTCTTTATTTAGAAAACAAGTAGATCAATGGATCGATATTGATTTTTCTACATGGGGACGAGAGGATGAAACAGCTGTGATCCAATCAATTTCTGAGGCCAAGAAGTTAAAGAAATGTCTCATTTTTTCTTATACCGATAGCAAAGGGAGGCAGACTAGCCGAAAAGTTATGCCAAATAAATTGCTATTTAAACAAAATGCTTGGTACTTAGCTGCGTATTGTTGTGTTAAAAAAACGACTCGCCTTTTTAAATTGAGAAGAATGGTTGAGGTAATAATTTCTGAAACTGATATTGATGAAGCTTGTTTGATCAAAGATTATCAGCCTGAATTTGCTAAAATTTGTGTGGAATTTAAGATAAGCAATGATCTATTTTATCGAGTACAAGAAGATTTAGTAGATATTGAGATAGAGCAAAAAGAACAGTATACGAAAGTAAAAACATGGCAGCCGGAAGGAACTTGGCTGATTTCATATTTATTATCCTTTGGCAGTGCAATTGAAGTGTTGGCACCAAATAAGCTAAAAGAACAAATCAAAGAAGAGATTATCAAAACCAACCAAATCTATTTTGATCCTGTCTGA
- a CDS encoding DUF3224 domain-containing protein — protein MSTAFSVTKWDEQPADETNLDFPVNRVQAEYELEGDLEGRAWIEYLLYYLESNKEDGHLATARITGFLHFEGHYKGKTGTFTAAEKGIFDKGALDSPGMIIKSSGELQGLTGSYQYDFIGENSQLILDFKFDE, from the coding sequence ATGAGTACAGCGTTCAGTGTGACTAAATGGGATGAACAACCAGCAGATGAAACAAATCTAGACTTTCCTGTTAATCGAGTTCAAGCAGAATACGAGCTTGAAGGAGATTTAGAAGGAAGAGCTTGGATCGAATATCTTTTATACTATCTAGAAAGCAATAAAGAAGACGGACATCTTGCGACAGCAAGGATAACTGGATTTTTACACTTTGAAGGCCACTATAAAGGAAAAACAGGAACCTTTACTGCGGCTGAAAAAGGAATTTTCGATAAAGGAGCGCTGGATTCTCCGGGAATGATCATTAAAAGTTCAGGAGAATTACAAGGCTTAACTGGTTCTTATCAATATGATTTTATTGGTGAAAATAGCCAGTTGATTTTGGATTTCAAGTTCGATGAATAA
- a CDS encoding helix-turn-helix domain-containing protein has translation MTSYTHLTIREREMIFLYHGFGFTIRRIGRLIKRSPSTVMRELKRNTTKFRAYSHSLAQKSYHKNKQKCGRKRILDQSPYKETIRKLLFEEQWSPWQRGTNENTNGLIWKYLPKRSDMTPVSEKYIESVVSKLNNRPRKCLGWKTPYEIFYDASARLIQIC, from the coding sequence ATGACTTCATACACACACCTTACTATACGTGAGCGAGAAATGATTTTTCTCTATCATGGTTTTGGTTTTACTATTCGTAGAATTGGGCGCTTAATTAAAAGAAGCCCTTCAACTGTTATGAGAGAACTTAAGAGGAATACTACAAAGTTTAGAGCTTATTCGCATTCTCTAGCGCAAAAATCGTATCATAAGAATAAGCAGAAATGCGGGAGAAAGAGAATCTTAGATCAGTCACCCTATAAAGAAACCATTCGTAAACTACTTTTTGAAGAGCAATGGTCTCCATGGCAGCGTGGAACGAATGAAAATACAAATGGATTAATATGGAAATACTTACCCAAACGTTCAGATATGACACCCGTATCAGAAAAATACATTGAATCTGTTGTTTCCAAACTAAATAATCGACCTAGAAAGTGTTTAGGTTGGAAAACACCATATGAAATTTTTTATGATGCTTCGGCAAGATTAATTCAAATTTGTTGA